In one window of Leptospira sp. WS92.C1 DNA:
- a CDS encoding glutathione S-transferase family protein, translated as MEELQLVIGDKKSSSWSLRPWILLKESKILFTEISLVLNTPEFYEKIKLYSNAGKVPVLLHGDTRIWDTLSIVEYIAETFPEKKLWPTDKLQRAFARSIVAEMHSGFTDMRKNLSMNLADTLHGKSFPDEAWRDIRRIESIWKECLSTQKGPFLFGKEFGIADAFYAPVVGRFITYGIELNPTAMTYISTISGLYSYKEWVDAARK; from the coding sequence ATGGAAGAACTGCAACTCGTAATTGGTGATAAAAAATCCTCCTCTTGGTCCTTGCGTCCTTGGATTCTATTAAAAGAAAGCAAAATTCTTTTTACCGAAATTTCTCTTGTTTTGAACACACCCGAATTTTACGAAAAAATCAAACTTTATTCCAATGCCGGCAAGGTCCCTGTTTTGCTCCACGGAGATACCAGAATCTGGGATACGTTGAGTATTGTTGAATATATCGCGGAAACCTTTCCGGAAAAAAAACTTTGGCCTACGGATAAATTGCAAAGAGCCTTTGCAAGATCCATAGTCGCCGAAATGCACTCCGGCTTCACAGATATGAGAAAAAACTTATCGATGAATCTCGCCGACACGCTCCATGGAAAATCCTTTCCAGACGAAGCGTGGAGAGACATTCGTAGAATCGAATCGATCTGGAAAGAATGTCTAAGCACTCAGAAAGGACCGTTTCTTTTTGGAAAGGAATTCGGAATCGCGGATGCTTTTTACGCACCCGTAGTCGGAAGGTTCATCACATACGGAATCGAACTGAATCCCACTGCGATGACTTATATATCGACCATCAGCGGTCTTTATTCATATAAAGAATGGGTGGATGCGGCTCGGAAATAA
- a CDS encoding IS256 family transposase, translating into MRAEEKKAHLKVIQVDETQLKKDLSELVRGSVEETLNALLDEEADKLCKASRYERSPDRVDTRAGSYNRNFETKAGKVKLKVPKLRTIPFESAIIDRYKRRESSVEEALMEMYLAGVSVRRVEDITESLWGTKVSPSTISKLNQKVFVQIDEWRIRPLTDEYPYVYLDGLYLKKSWGGEVRNVAILVAIGVNSEGYREVLGSMEGAREDKESWQAFLKHLKDRGLRGVNLIISDKCLGLVESIPYFFPESKWQRCIVHFYRNVFGKAPRSSFKVISQMLKAIHSQENKEEALKKANFVAERLTEMKLKEAAKVISDGIEETLSYMDFPSEHWRKIRTNNPLERIIKEIKRRTKVVGAFPDGKSALMLATARLRHVASTKWGTKKYVDMEKLKELKTLKIMA; encoded by the coding sequence ATGAGGGCAGAAGAAAAAAAAGCACACTTGAAAGTAATCCAAGTGGATGAGACGCAGCTCAAGAAAGACTTGAGCGAACTCGTAAGAGGTTCAGTGGAAGAAACGCTGAACGCTCTCTTAGATGAGGAAGCGGATAAACTCTGCAAAGCCTCGAGGTATGAGAGAAGCCCGGATCGAGTAGATACAAGAGCGGGTTCGTATAATAGAAACTTCGAAACAAAAGCGGGAAAAGTAAAGTTAAAAGTTCCCAAACTAAGAACAATTCCGTTTGAGTCGGCGATCATCGATCGATACAAGCGACGGGAGAGTTCGGTAGAAGAAGCTCTCATGGAGATGTATCTCGCGGGAGTTTCAGTTCGGAGAGTCGAGGACATTACCGAAAGCCTCTGGGGAACCAAGGTCTCACCTTCAACGATCAGCAAACTCAACCAAAAAGTTTTTGTTCAAATCGACGAATGGAGAATCCGTCCGCTTACTGACGAATATCCTTACGTTTACCTGGACGGACTTTACTTGAAGAAGTCTTGGGGTGGAGAAGTTCGTAACGTAGCGATTCTCGTAGCCATAGGGGTTAATTCAGAAGGTTACAGAGAAGTTCTTGGTTCGATGGAAGGAGCCAGAGAAGACAAAGAGAGTTGGCAAGCGTTCCTAAAACATCTTAAGGACCGGGGACTCAGAGGAGTGAACTTAATTATCTCAGACAAATGTTTAGGCTTAGTGGAATCGATTCCTTACTTCTTTCCAGAATCGAAATGGCAGAGGTGTATCGTTCATTTCTACAGGAATGTATTTGGAAAGGCTCCAAGAAGTTCCTTTAAAGTGATTTCACAAATGTTGAAAGCGATTCATTCTCAGGAAAACAAAGAAGAAGCTTTGAAGAAAGCCAACTTTGTCGCCGAGCGCTTGACTGAAATGAAATTGAAGGAAGCAGCTAAAGTCATCTCCGATGGAATCGAAGAAACTCTCTCTTATATGGATTTTCCTTCCGAGCATTGGAGAAAGATCCGAACCAACAATCCATTAGAAAGAATCATCAAAGAGATCAAGAGAAGAACAAAGGTCGTAGGAGCCTTTCCTGATGGGAAGTCCGCTCTCATGTTAGCCACTGCTCGCCTCAGGCATGTTGCATCAACTAAGTGGGGAACAAAAAAGTATGTTGACATGGAGAAGTTAAAAGAGTTAAAAACTTTAAAGATCATGGCTTGA
- a CDS encoding response regulator — MTKTIDIRQSPFKQFSVEKSIALRDPILILEDGEEIRALLIQICKTLGIAVEGYANGKQALEAARKNRYSAFIVDLETPFMKGQDFIREIKSFLEDPIILVQTGNNQPSTIIEVMKLGVLDYLIKPIDIQVFGHCMKRIVEYTQKKAVEKALHEETETRLRAQLDWILYKQSWLSDLEKTVDISKVTLNNIKQTFLSGGGFGAIVSLIEILETSAKFEGENCVLPKEIAHLLFQNNQNVHDTLECLEKSMNILNRDISNQKNATNLSDLFDLIQLTIENANEKMSDLLTEKSLSISFHKSLQSNAVQIEVDKDSIQLILEELIVNAVKYSRKNSKIFIYDKIQNGMLNLSVKNEFDPNAIPGVPREKEILVKQPFYRLTGFVYESLPMETFFSGLGLTIVDYVARKHSGIFQISNILDHSVSEIPVETVLASLSLPLKY; from the coding sequence ATGACAAAGACAATCGATATTCGCCAAAGTCCATTCAAACAATTTTCTGTCGAAAAATCCATCGCCTTAAGGGATCCGATTCTCATCTTAGAAGATGGGGAAGAAATCCGAGCCTTATTAATTCAAATCTGCAAAACATTGGGAATCGCAGTCGAAGGTTACGCCAATGGAAAACAAGCCTTAGAGGCCGCTCGCAAAAATCGATACTCCGCTTTTATCGTGGACCTCGAAACCCCGTTTATGAAAGGACAAGACTTTATCAGAGAGATTAAAAGTTTTTTAGAAGACCCGATCATTCTCGTTCAAACCGGAAACAATCAACCGAGTACCATCATTGAAGTAATGAAACTTGGCGTTTTGGATTATCTGATCAAACCGATCGACATTCAAGTTTTTGGACATTGTATGAAACGGATCGTGGAATATACTCAAAAAAAAGCCGTAGAAAAAGCCCTTCATGAAGAAACCGAAACGAGGCTTCGCGCTCAGTTGGATTGGATCTTATACAAACAATCCTGGCTGTCCGATCTGGAAAAAACTGTCGATATCAGCAAAGTCACTTTGAATAACATCAAACAAACTTTTTTAAGCGGAGGAGGATTCGGAGCCATCGTAAGCCTGATAGAAATTCTTGAAACGTCGGCTAAGTTCGAGGGAGAGAATTGTGTTTTGCCGAAAGAAATTGCCCACCTTCTTTTTCAGAACAATCAAAACGTTCACGATACTCTCGAATGTTTGGAAAAGAGTATGAACATTCTCAATCGGGATATCTCAAACCAAAAAAATGCTACCAATCTTTCCGATCTATTTGATTTGATTCAGCTCACAATTGAAAACGCCAATGAAAAAATGAGTGATCTTTTAACGGAAAAATCTTTAAGCATTTCGTTTCATAAATCCTTACAATCCAACGCAGTACAAATCGAAGTGGATAAGGATTCGATTCAATTGATTTTGGAAGAATTGATCGTAAACGCGGTCAAATATTCTCGTAAAAATTCGAAAATCTTCATCTATGATAAAATTCAAAACGGAATGTTAAACCTATCCGTCAAAAATGAATTTGATCCAAACGCGATCCCCGGAGTACCGAGAGAAAAGGAAATCTTGGTAAAACAACCTTTTTATCGGTTGACCGGTTTTGTTTATGAAAGTCTGCCTATGGAAACTTTTTTTTCGGGACTCGGTTTGACTATCGTAGACTATGTGGCGCGAAAACATTCCGGTATATTCCAAATTTCTAATATTTTAGATCATTCGGTTTCCGAAATTCCGGTTGAAACGGTATTGGCTTCCTTATCCCTTCCTCTAAAATACTAA
- the msrA gene encoding peptide-methionine (S)-S-oxide reductase MsrA, giving the protein MFYSNVFLVFSLLFFFSPLSSDTKTEKATFAGGCFWCMESPFESLPGVISVTAGYAGGKEINPAYEDVANGKTGHRESVQIEYDPSKIQYSELLKVFWRQINPTDNGGQFADRGNQYRTGIFYHNESQKKIAEKSKKELEKSGKFKTPILVEILAFTSFYAAEGYHQDYYKTNREHYKSYRRGSGREAFLESLWGKN; this is encoded by the coding sequence ATGTTCTACTCCAATGTTTTTTTAGTTTTCAGTCTTTTATTCTTTTTTTCTCCTCTGAGCTCCGATACAAAAACGGAAAAAGCTACGTTTGCGGGCGGCTGCTTTTGGTGTATGGAAAGCCCTTTCGAATCCTTACCCGGAGTCATCTCCGTAACCGCGGGTTATGCCGGTGGAAAAGAAATCAACCCCGCTTATGAAGACGTGGCTAACGGAAAAACCGGTCACAGGGAATCCGTGCAGATCGAATACGATCCTTCTAAAATTCAATACTCGGAACTTTTAAAAGTTTTCTGGAGACAGATCAATCCGACCGACAACGGAGGACAATTTGCCGATAGAGGCAATCAATACCGAACCGGAATTTTTTATCACAACGAATCCCAAAAAAAGATCGCTGAAAAATCCAAGAAAGAATTGGAAAAGTCAGGTAAGTTCAAAACTCCGATCCTTGTGGAAATCTTGGCATTCACTTCCTTTTATGCCGCGGAAGGATATCATCAAGATTATTATAAAACAAATCGCGAGCATTACAAATCCTATCGCAGAGGTTCCGGAAGAGAGGCTTTTCTCGAAAGTCTTTGGGGAAAAAACTAA
- a CDS encoding FAD-dependent oxidoreductase, with amino-acid sequence MKIAILGSGIAGLSACWYLSKEHDVVLIERHSLPGMDAHGTDVALKDRIFRFDVPFRAFKQNYYPCLIEMYQDAGIEFRPVDYSFSLSERDGTTYFQFATFGLGGNFYPFVSPVCFKNGESRKIFSDTLRFYRESAAQWESLNGEQLTISEFLQRFGYSKEFEDKYLIPMFATINTCTLKSAKNYPAEAVVSYHAQGLKFLRFLTASHGTRDITHRLAAGAKEVRLKSHPKGIELNGKKVYVNFEGGKEEFDRVIIATPANQAIPLLPEEMSREKELLSSFRYEESEILMHTDPSFMPNKKRHWAPLCFTLSPETDKPSATIRLNKVLPEIGKEEIFQTWNPLEKPKEGTLISRSKFERPIIDLKNQRTIDELKALQEQSGRKVWFCGSYARYGIPLLEAGVSTSLDVKRWVENSQKGF; translated from the coding sequence ATGAAAATTGCTATCTTAGGAAGTGGAATTGCCGGACTCAGCGCTTGCTGGTATTTAAGTAAGGAGCATGACGTAGTCCTTATCGAACGACATTCACTTCCCGGAATGGACGCTCACGGTACGGATGTCGCCTTGAAAGATAGGATCTTTCGGTTTGATGTTCCTTTTAGAGCCTTTAAACAAAATTATTATCCGTGTTTGATCGAAATGTATCAGGACGCCGGAATCGAATTCAGACCGGTGGATTATTCTTTTTCACTGAGTGAAAGGGACGGAACGACTTACTTTCAATTTGCGACTTTTGGACTGGGCGGAAATTTTTATCCCTTTGTTTCACCGGTTTGTTTTAAAAATGGGGAATCCAGAAAAATCTTTTCGGATACTTTGCGATTTTACAGAGAATCCGCAGCTCAATGGGAATCTTTAAACGGAGAACAGCTTACGATCTCCGAATTTTTACAAAGATTCGGGTATTCCAAAGAGTTTGAAGATAAGTATCTCATTCCTATGTTTGCTACGATCAATACCTGTACTCTCAAAAGCGCCAAAAATTATCCGGCCGAAGCTGTGGTCAGCTATCACGCGCAAGGCTTGAAGTTTCTGAGATTTTTAACGGCGAGTCACGGAACCAGGGATATCACTCATCGTTTGGCGGCGGGTGCCAAAGAAGTTCGTTTGAAATCGCATCCTAAGGGAATCGAACTCAACGGGAAAAAAGTATATGTAAATTTCGAAGGTGGAAAAGAGGAATTCGATCGAGTGATCATCGCGACTCCCGCGAATCAGGCCATTCCTCTGCTTCCCGAGGAAATGAGCAGGGAAAAAGAACTTCTCTCGTCTTTCCGATACGAGGAATCCGAAATCCTGATGCACACCGACCCTTCTTTTATGCCCAACAAAAAAAGACATTGGGCTCCTCTCTGTTTTACTCTTTCACCGGAAACGGATAAACCTTCCGCGACCATTCGTCTCAACAAGGTCCTGCCTGAAATCGGAAAGGAGGAAATCTTTCAGACCTGGAATCCATTGGAAAAACCCAAGGAAGGAACTTTGATCTCCCGTTCCAAATTTGAAAGACCGATCATCGATCTCAAAAATCAGAGGACGATAGACGAACTCAAAGCGCTTCAGGAACAATCCGGAAGAAAGGTTTGGTTTTGCGGATCTTATGCAAGATATGGAATTCCTCTTTTAGAAGCCGGGGTTTCCACGTCCTTGGACGTAAAACGTTGGGTCGAAAATTCTCAGAAAGGTTTCTGA
- a CDS encoding class I SAM-dependent methyltransferase: MSLEEAPDTLAHLYLNTPNNSSWANLGYWKDTNDYPTACKTLAILLGKKADLNSEMKVLDLGFGCGDQFLVWQEEFSLDLSHLTGINPSRVQVEFTKRRLDSIPGFIPKLICAPLDFTLAKLEDNSVDRILCLDSAYFFENRIRFCKEAYRILKPGGALVSAELILKDSQLGILDTWFRNWICTLSSIPFQNRVTPDSLSKILLNSGFITGDFEFLEEFVFAGFANWIRKKTQSGQKEIPQKIANKYRRFGEFLGGEKIRNYFRFVLYSAQKPF, translated from the coding sequence ATGAGTTTGGAAGAAGCGCCGGATACTCTGGCTCACCTTTATCTCAACACCCCAAACAATTCCTCTTGGGCGAATCTGGGATACTGGAAAGATACAAACGACTACCCGACCGCGTGCAAAACGTTAGCCATTCTTCTGGGAAAAAAAGCGGATCTCAATTCTGAAATGAAAGTTCTCGATCTGGGTTTCGGATGCGGGGATCAATTCCTTGTATGGCAGGAGGAGTTTTCTCTGGATCTTTCCCATCTTACCGGAATCAATCCTTCGAGGGTTCAGGTGGAATTTACAAAAAGGCGTTTGGATTCAATCCCGGGATTCATACCAAAATTGATCTGTGCTCCTTTGGACTTTACCCTTGCAAAACTCGAAGACAACAGCGTCGATCGGATTCTTTGTCTGGACAGCGCTTATTTTTTTGAGAATCGAATCCGATTCTGCAAAGAAGCGTATCGGATTCTCAAACCGGGAGGAGCCCTTGTCTCCGCGGAACTGATCTTAAAAGATTCTCAGCTTGGAATCCTGGACACTTGGTTTCGAAACTGGATCTGTACTCTCAGTTCCATTCCCTTTCAAAATCGTGTCACACCGGATTCGCTTTCCAAAATCCTGTTAAATTCGGGTTTTATCACGGGCGACTTCGAATTTTTAGAAGAATTTGTCTTTGCCGGGTTTGCAAATTGGATTCGGAAAAAAACGCAATCAGGACAAAAGGAGATCCCGCAAAAGATCGCGAACAAATACAGACGTTTCGGAGAGTTTTTAGGCGGAGAAAAAATCCGAAACTATTTCCGGTTCGTTCTCTATTCCGCTCAGAAACCTTTCTGA
- a CDS encoding SET domain-containing protein has translation MIEKRINKFGENGTFATKSIPKGTLLFSYSEWIEDEEFGWKVLTVEEAETLPDSEKDIFMKYGYDVDFGLVTGPTNEKFVINHSNFMNHSCDPNMWYDQDDNIVAKREIQAGEELTIDYANFIVNFDQTFECGCGSLGCRKFIRKDDWKLLINEYQMNFPKFIQKEIKKLYVKIPV, from the coding sequence ATGATCGAGAAACGAATCAACAAATTCGGGGAGAACGGAACCTTCGCAACGAAGTCCATCCCCAAAGGTACTCTGCTGTTTAGTTACAGCGAGTGGATCGAGGACGAGGAGTTCGGGTGGAAAGTTCTGACAGTCGAGGAAGCCGAAACCCTTCCCGATTCCGAAAAAGACATCTTCATGAAATACGGATATGACGTGGACTTTGGGTTAGTCACCGGACCAACCAACGAGAAGTTCGTAATCAATCACTCCAATTTTATGAATCATTCCTGTGATCCGAATATGTGGTATGATCAGGACGATAATATCGTTGCCAAACGGGAAATCCAGGCGGGAGAGGAGCTTACTATCGACTACGCGAATTTTATAGTAAACTTTGATCAGACCTTTGAATGCGGGTGCGGCTCTCTTGGTTGCAGAAAATTTATTCGGAAAGACGATTGGAAACTGCTGATCAACGAATATCAGATGAACTTTCCGAAATTCATCCAAAAAGAAATTAAAAAACTCTACGTAAAAATCCCAGTATAG
- a CDS encoding DUF2179 domain-containing protein — protein MDLTIPTPGNPFFDYVLLPCFIFLARVTDVSIGTIRVILLTREKKAVAASLGFLEVLLWIIVITQVIKNLNNVFCYLAYAGGFATGTFVGMILEEKLAMGFSLLRIISPQFGDRIANRLSEAGYRVTTMNGQGSRGPVKIVFTVLKRKKIGQAMAIVKEVEPDVFYSIENARSTSFTVSEDSPGFLRRGILEKIIKVRK, from the coding sequence ATGGATCTCACCATTCCTACCCCCGGAAATCCTTTTTTTGATTATGTCCTTCTTCCCTGTTTTATTTTTTTAGCCAGAGTAACGGACGTTTCCATTGGAACGATTCGTGTCATTCTTCTCACTCGGGAAAAAAAGGCGGTCGCTGCCTCTCTTGGTTTTTTGGAAGTTCTTCTCTGGATAATCGTCATCACACAGGTGATCAAGAATCTGAATAACGTTTTCTGTTATCTTGCCTACGCCGGCGGCTTTGCGACCGGAACCTTTGTAGGAATGATCCTGGAAGAAAAGTTAGCAATGGGTTTTTCTCTTTTAAGAATTATTTCTCCCCAATTTGGCGATCGGATCGCAAATCGATTGAGCGAAGCCGGATATAGGGTGACTACGATGAACGGACAAGGAAGCAGAGGTCCTGTAAAAATCGTTTTTACGGTTCTAAAAAGAAAGAAGATAGGACAAGCCATGGCGATCGTAAAAGAGGTGGAACCGGACGTATTCTATTCGATCGAAAACGCCCGAAGCACAAGTTTTACGGTTTCGGAAGATTCTCCAGGATTTCTCAGAAGAGGAATCCTGGAAAAAATCATCAAGGTCAGAAAGTAA
- the crcB gene encoding fluoride efflux transporter CrcB, whose protein sequence is MSFERTLLWIGFGGAIGSVFRYLLQYWFGNTLEFTLPWGTLIVNFLGSFVIGVVYALSEKFPGFDPNWKFFIASGFCGGFTTFSTFSYESFQMLKTGNYILFFGYAGLSVFGGIGLVFCGAWLVKNF, encoded by the coding sequence ATGAGTTTTGAAAGAACCTTATTATGGATCGGTTTTGGCGGCGCGATCGGAAGTGTATTTCGTTATCTATTACAATATTGGTTTGGAAACACCTTAGAATTCACGCTACCTTGGGGAACTCTCATCGTCAATTTTCTCGGATCGTTTGTAATCGGAGTCGTATACGCCCTTTCCGAAAAGTTTCCCGGTTTTGATCCGAATTGGAAATTTTTTATTGCCTCCGGATTTTGCGGAGGATTTACAACCTTCTCCACATTTTCGTATGAAAGCTTTCAGATGTTAAAAACAGGAAATTACATTCTTTTTTTTGGATATGCTGGACTGAGCGTATTCGGTGGAATCGGCTTGGTTTTTTGCGGAGCTTGGTTGGTGAAAAATTTTTGA
- the prfB gene encoding peptide chain release factor 2 yields the protein MEVKSAKELKRVSKELQENFQNRWKLLNLEQDKDRLKSLTEKAEDPDLWNNPEEARVVSQKKNELEKKLTPWFSIQQDILDFPDLVDLTLDEKGENGVGELSSEYHRLQEKFEELELLGALKNPEDIKNAFINIHPGAGGTESQDWAEMLLRMYMRFFEKKGYQYSLVDIQAGDGAGIKNATIHVVGDFAFGFLKGENGVHRLVRISPFDANKRRHTSFVSVHVSPEIDDDIDIKIEEKDIRIDVYRSSGAGGQHVNTTDSAVRITHMPSGIVVACQNERSQIKNRDTAFKMLKARLYEMEQEKAKEELEKKSGEKKDISWGSQIRSYVFHPYNLVKDHRTDHETGNVAAVMDGEIEPFILAYLKTL from the coding sequence ATGGAAGTAAAATCAGCAAAAGAACTCAAGAGAGTGTCGAAAGAATTACAGGAGAATTTTCAGAACCGCTGGAAACTCCTGAATTTGGAACAGGACAAGGACCGTCTCAAATCCCTCACTGAAAAAGCGGAGGATCCGGATCTTTGGAACAATCCCGAAGAGGCGAGAGTCGTAAGCCAGAAAAAAAACGAACTGGAGAAAAAGTTAACTCCTTGGTTTTCCATTCAACAAGATATATTAGATTTTCCTGATTTAGTCGATCTTACACTGGACGAAAAAGGTGAAAACGGAGTCGGAGAATTATCCAGCGAATATCACAGACTTCAGGAAAAATTCGAAGAACTCGAACTATTAGGGGCCTTGAAAAATCCCGAGGATATCAAAAACGCATTTATAAACATTCATCCGGGAGCCGGCGGAACCGAAAGTCAGGACTGGGCCGAAATGCTTTTAAGAATGTATATGAGATTCTTTGAAAAGAAAGGATATCAATATTCCTTAGTGGACATACAAGCCGGAGACGGAGCGGGAATCAAAAACGCAACCATTCACGTGGTCGGAGATTTTGCGTTCGGGTTTTTAAAAGGTGAAAACGGAGTCCACAGACTTGTAAGAATTTCACCCTTTGACGCCAACAAAAGAAGACATACATCCTTTGTTTCCGTTCATGTCAGTCCCGAGATCGACGACGATATCGATATCAAGATCGAAGAAAAAGATATCCGAATAGACGTTTATCGTTCTTCCGGAGCGGGGGGACAGCACGTCAACACGACCGACTCCGCGGTTCGGATTACCCACATGCCTTCTGGAATCGTGGTCGCCTGTCAGAACGAAAGATCTCAGATCAAAAACAGAGACACCGCATTTAAAATGTTAAAAGCAAGACTCTACGAAATGGAACAGGAAAAAGCAAAAGAAGAATTGGAAAAAAAGTCCGGAGAAAAAAAAGACATCTCTTGGGGATCGCAAATTCGAAGTTACGTTTTCCATCCTTACAATCTTGTAAAAGATCATAGAACCGATCACGAAACGGGTAACGTGGCAGCAGTGATGGACGGAGAAATCGAACCGTTTATTCTCGCGTATTTAAAAACGCTTTAA
- the purD gene encoding phosphoribosylamine--glycine ligase, with the protein MQAKLKVLLIGSGGRESAIAFHLRKSPHLSELKVYPGNGGFPDHEILSEGAFNVLSKESVQSYLKQNPFDFIVVGPEDPLVAGFADWTAELKIPTFGPDSFCAQVEGSKDFAKSLMTEANVPTAEYVTFTEYSTSLKYLESKSIPIVIKADGLAAGKGVTVATTKEMAANALKEIFEDKKFGDSGKRVVIEEFMDGQEASIFAISDGESYFLLPAAQDHKRAYDGDKGPNTGGMGAYCPTPIVTDTVLQKVKERVFDRMFETFRKKGHPYRGLLYAGLMISPEGEPRVVEFNCRFGDPETQCVLAMLEGDLLELLYTASTGKITNVRASVKTGAATVVVLAAEGYPNSYEKNISLNLPETPGQNTYLFHAGTLKKDGKVFSSGGRILGVVAYGSDLKSSVYQAYSFLEKIQAPKTFYRTDIAHRAL; encoded by the coding sequence TTGCAGGCTAAGTTAAAAGTTCTTTTGATCGGTTCCGGTGGTAGGGAAAGCGCGATTGCGTTTCATCTCCGCAAATCCCCCCATCTTTCCGAACTGAAAGTGTATCCCGGAAACGGCGGTTTTCCGGATCACGAAATTCTCTCTGAGGGAGCATTTAACGTTCTTTCTAAAGAATCAGTTCAATCGTATTTAAAACAAAATCCATTCGATTTCATCGTTGTAGGCCCCGAGGATCCTCTCGTTGCGGGATTTGCTGATTGGACCGCAGAATTAAAAATTCCCACCTTTGGTCCTGATTCTTTTTGTGCCCAAGTGGAAGGTTCCAAGGACTTCGCAAAATCTCTGATGACGGAGGCGAATGTTCCCACCGCGGAATACGTAACATTTACAGAATATTCAACTTCTTTAAAGTATCTGGAATCAAAGTCGATCCCGATCGTGATCAAAGCGGACGGACTCGCGGCGGGAAAAGGTGTGACCGTCGCGACAACAAAGGAAATGGCGGCGAACGCCCTCAAAGAAATCTTTGAAGACAAAAAATTCGGAGACAGCGGCAAACGAGTCGTCATCGAAGAATTTATGGACGGTCAAGAAGCGTCCATCTTTGCGATTTCGGACGGAGAATCGTATTTTTTATTACCCGCCGCGCAAGATCATAAAAGAGCGTATGACGGAGACAAAGGACCGAACACAGGCGGAATGGGGGCTTACTGTCCTACTCCGATCGTGACCGATACCGTCTTGCAAAAAGTAAAAGAAAGAGTATTTGATCGGATGTTTGAAACGTTCCGTAAAAAAGGTCATCCGTATCGCGGCCTTCTCTATGCGGGACTTATGATTTCCCCCGAAGGAGAACCGAGAGTCGTAGAATTCAACTGTAGATTCGGAGATCCCGAAACTCAGTGCGTACTCGCAATGCTCGAAGGAGATCTATTAGAACTTCTTTATACAGCCTCCACCGGAAAGATTACAAACGTCCGAGCATCGGTAAAAACCGGAGCGGCAACCGTGGTGGTCCTCGCGGCGGAAGGCTATCCGAATTCTTACGAAAAAAATATTTCCTTAAACCTTCCGGAAACACCTGGTCAAAACACTTATCTTTTTCACGCGGGAACTCTAAAAAAAGATGGAAAAGTTTTTTCATCCGGGGGAAGAATTCTCGGAGTAGTAGCCTATGGATCCGATCTAAAGAGTTCGGTTTACCAAGCTTATTCCTTCCTGGAAAAAATCCAGGCTCCCAAAACGTTTTACCGAACAGACATCGCACACAGAGCGCTTTAA